In one Catenovulum adriaticum genomic region, the following are encoded:
- the uvrD gene encoding DNA helicase II, translating into MDITNLIDGLNDKQREAVAAPEQSMLVLAGAGSGKTRVLVQRIAYLMQVENISPHSILAVTFTNKAAAEMRNRVEDLLQTSVQSMWIGTFHGLAHRMLRLHYADAGLPEGFQILDSDDQHRLIKRIVKAMELDEKKWPPKQAMWYINGKKDEGLRAQHIETYGNQQEEVWKKVYQTYQQTCDRSGLVDFAELLLRAHELWLKQPQLLKHYQNRFKHILVDEFQDTNNIQYAWLRLLADADNHMMIVGDDDQSIYGWRGAKVENLQRFLTDFPDAHTIRLEQNYRSTGTILKAANTVIKNNSDRLGKSLWTQASDGETITEYAAFNELDEARFIVGRIKDWFSQGNKLAESAILYRSNAQSRVLEEALLMEKIAYRIYGGLRFFDRQEIKDALAYLRIINNRQDDAAFERIVNTPTRGVGNKSLEQIRQFARQHSVTLWDAATEMLEKQLLAGRAASSIKGFVQLISQIDNEIDDLPLYQQADAAIKKSGLLQMYQSDKGEKAQAKVENIEELITACRQFDNTEPELTDLSAFLSHAALESGENQADKHQDAVQLMTLHTAKGLEFPLVFMAGVEEGMFPSLQTTEESGRMEEERRLCYVGMTRAKQKLYITHAETRRIYGKDQYHSPSRFLQEIPADCIEEVRLNNQVSRPSSAGRFSQTVKTESFNETGFSLGQSVSHAKFGRGVITNFEGAGNQSRVEVSFDDLGSKWLMLAYARLEAC; encoded by the coding sequence ATGGATATTACAAATTTAATTGATGGCTTAAATGACAAGCAACGCGAAGCCGTAGCCGCGCCAGAGCAATCAATGTTGGTATTAGCGGGTGCTGGTAGTGGTAAAACCCGAGTGCTGGTGCAAAGAATCGCGTATTTAATGCAAGTTGAAAATATCTCCCCACATTCTATTTTAGCCGTTACCTTTACCAACAAAGCGGCTGCTGAAATGCGCAACCGAGTTGAAGACTTATTACAAACCTCAGTACAAAGCATGTGGATAGGGACATTCCATGGCCTCGCTCATAGAATGCTGCGTTTGCATTACGCTGATGCTGGTTTACCTGAAGGTTTTCAAATACTAGACTCAGATGACCAGCATAGGTTGATTAAACGTATTGTTAAAGCCATGGAGCTAGATGAAAAAAAGTGGCCACCTAAGCAAGCTATGTGGTACATCAACGGTAAAAAAGATGAAGGTTTGCGCGCCCAACATATAGAAACCTATGGAAATCAACAGGAAGAAGTTTGGAAAAAAGTGTATCAGACTTATCAGCAGACCTGTGATCGCTCTGGTTTAGTTGATTTTGCTGAATTACTCCTGCGAGCTCATGAGTTGTGGTTAAAGCAGCCTCAGCTGTTAAAGCATTACCAAAACCGATTTAAACATATTTTGGTCGATGAGTTTCAAGATACAAATAATATTCAATATGCTTGGTTAAGGTTATTGGCCGATGCTGATAACCATATGATGATAGTGGGTGACGACGATCAATCAATTTATGGCTGGCGCGGCGCAAAAGTTGAAAACCTACAGCGCTTTTTAACCGACTTTCCAGATGCTCACACTATTCGTCTAGAGCAAAATTATCGCTCAACCGGTACTATTCTAAAAGCAGCTAATACCGTTATTAAAAATAATAGTGATCGTTTAGGCAAAAGCTTGTGGACTCAAGCCAGTGATGGTGAAACCATTACCGAGTATGCCGCTTTTAACGAATTAGATGAAGCAAGATTTATTGTTGGACGAATTAAAGATTGGTTTAGCCAAGGTAATAAATTAGCAGAAAGTGCCATTTTGTATCGAAGCAATGCTCAATCTCGGGTATTGGAAGAAGCTTTGCTAATGGAAAAAATTGCTTATCGTATTTACGGCGGCTTGCGCTTTTTTGATCGGCAAGAAATTAAAGACGCACTCGCATATTTAAGAATCATCAATAATCGTCAAGATGACGCCGCATTTGAGCGTATTGTTAATACGCCAACTCGGGGGGTCGGTAATAAATCGCTTGAGCAAATTCGTCAATTTGCTCGTCAGCATTCGGTTACATTGTGGGATGCCGCAACAGAAATGCTCGAGAAACAACTATTAGCAGGGCGAGCGGCCTCAAGTATTAAAGGCTTTGTACAGTTAATTTCGCAAATTGATAATGAGATAGACGATTTACCTTTATATCAACAAGCAGACGCAGCGATTAAAAAATCAGGATTGTTACAAATGTATCAATCTGATAAAGGTGAAAAAGCGCAAGCTAAAGTTGAAAATATTGAAGAGTTAATCACGGCTTGTCGGCAATTTGATAATACTGAACCGGAGTTAACCGATTTAAGTGCATTTTTATCACACGCGGCACTAGAGTCTGGAGAAAACCAAGCGGATAAACATCAAGATGCGGTTCAGCTAATGACATTACATACAGCGAAAGGGTTAGAGTTTCCATTGGTATTTATGGCGGGTGTTGAAGAAGGTATGTTTCCAAGCTTGCAAACCACAGAAGAATCAGGTCGAATGGAAGAAGAGCGTCGGCTTTGTTATGTGGGTATGACGCGCGCAAAGCAAAAATTATATATTACGCACGCTGAAACTCGACGTATTTACGGGAAGGATCAATATCACTCTCCGAGTCGTTTTTTGCAAGAGATTCCAGCTGATTGCATTGAAGAAGTTCGTTTAAATAATCAGGTGTCTCGGCCTAGTTCAGCCGGCCGTTTTAGTCAAACAGTAAAGACTGAATCTTTTAATGAAACTGGTTTTAGTTTAGGGCAAAGTGTTTCACATGCTAAATTTGGTCGAGGGGTTATCACTAATTTTGAAGGCGCGGGTAATCAAAGCCGAGTTGAAGTTAGTTTTGATGATTTGGGGTCTAAATGGTTGATGTTAGCTTATGCGCGATTAGAAGCCTGTTAA
- a CDS encoding GGDEF domain-containing response regulator — protein sequence MDSLIPMLVIEDSKPIASVIKHIAYKAGYQVDIASSYAQAQALLKSNKTYQLASVDYNLPDAQNGEAVDLTLSHQVPSIVLTGRVDSETRELILKRSVIDYIPKETAQTYLYLGKLLSRLQSNKKVRILVVDDSSSARSYICKLLKRHHFKISEAENGAQGLVKLQQFSDIKLVITDHEMPVMSGIRFVSEIRKRYEKDQLAIIALSGANASALSSRFIQNGANDFLPKSFCLEDFYCRVNQNIENTEYVNQIQRLANIDYLTGLINRQCFFQKAPKLIKRIKTNEQAFCIAMLDIDHFKQVNDQYGHDAGDKVIKATADCMTDFFAAIKHTQDEPLIARFGGEEFCLFIYGQDLKTLVKQIEQLRKKIAKVKVAFEDKLIQYTVSIGVAVEVSMLDVMITQADKALYQSKQSGRNKVSW from the coding sequence TTGGATAGTTTAATACCTATGTTAGTGATTGAAGATAGCAAGCCTATCGCCTCTGTTATTAAACACATTGCGTATAAAGCTGGCTATCAAGTTGATATCGCATCCAGTTATGCTCAAGCGCAAGCTTTATTAAAGTCGAACAAAACTTATCAACTGGCATCAGTCGATTATAATTTACCGGATGCACAAAATGGTGAAGCTGTAGATTTAACCTTATCTCACCAAGTCCCATCTATTGTATTAACAGGCAGAGTCGATAGTGAAACTCGGGAGTTAATTTTAAAACGCTCCGTTATTGACTATATTCCTAAAGAAACAGCTCAAACTTATTTATATTTGGGTAAATTGCTGAGCCGCTTGCAAAGCAATAAAAAGGTTAGAATTTTGGTTGTGGATGATTCTAGCTCAGCTCGGTCTTATATCTGTAAATTATTAAAACGCCATCATTTTAAAATTTCAGAAGCTGAAAATGGAGCCCAAGGGTTAGTTAAACTGCAGCAGTTTTCGGATATTAAACTGGTGATTACTGATCACGAAATGCCTGTAATGAGTGGTATTCGGTTTGTTAGTGAAATTCGAAAACGCTACGAGAAAGATCAATTAGCGATTATTGCACTTTCTGGTGCCAATGCGAGTGCTTTGTCGTCTCGTTTTATTCAAAATGGTGCTAATGACTTTCTCCCTAAATCATTTTGTTTAGAGGATTTTTATTGTCGGGTTAATCAAAATATAGAAAATACAGAGTATGTTAATCAAATTCAACGGCTTGCAAATATTGATTACCTGACTGGTTTAATCAATCGCCAGTGTTTTTTTCAAAAAGCCCCTAAATTGATTAAGCGAATTAAAACAAACGAACAAGCGTTTTGCATTGCTATGCTCGACATAGATCATTTTAAACAGGTAAATGATCAATACGGGCATGATGCCGGTGATAAAGTGATCAAAGCAACTGCTGATTGTATGACTGATTTTTTTGCCGCAATTAAACATACGCAAGATGAGCCTTTAATTGCACGTTTTGGAGGTGAAGAATTTTGTTTATTTATATATGGCCAAGACTTAAAAACATTAGTTAAGCAAATTGAACAATTACGGAAAAAAATAGCAAAAGTGAAAGTAGCTTTTGAAGATAAACTAATTCAATATACGGTGAGTATAGGTGTAGCTGTCGAGGTTAGTATGCTAGATGTTATGATCACCCAAGCCGACAAAGCGCTTTATCAGAGTAAACAAAGTGGGCGCAATAAAGTTAGTTGGTAA
- a CDS encoding diguanylate cyclase codes for MNNTILIVNDNAAIAARVRAIANKLGFESIHVASYFQLEKVLSVETHFFCACVDFSLPDAKSGEAIDFLISQNIPSFVLTNQLADTTRDAVLSKAVVDYIAAETIHSFDYIAKLLLRLKHNRDIRILIVDDALSARNYLKKLLLRHNFKVSEASDGAEALALLENQPDIKMVVTDQTMPNMTGIELVQKIRMQYSLEQLAIIAISATPKSIIAARFLKNGANDCLSKPFNPDEFYARIFCNLEYIEHVAEVQFAANHDYLTRLFNRRYFFERAGEITQHDNISNSALAIIDLDHFKQINDQYGHDAGDSVLRQTAQRLESHFRGNLVARFGGEEFCILLQQMSPDEALGRLEFFIHHLEHFEMEIPNNSISITASVGFTVCQSNELEKLIKQADIALYQAKNNGRNQVVEFKG; via the coding sequence ATGAACAACACGATATTAATTGTAAATGATAATGCTGCAATAGCTGCTAGAGTGAGAGCAATAGCAAATAAATTAGGTTTTGAATCTATTCATGTCGCTTCTTATTTCCAACTTGAAAAAGTACTTTCTGTTGAGACTCACTTTTTTTGTGCTTGTGTCGATTTTTCATTACCAGATGCAAAAAGCGGAGAAGCCATTGATTTTTTAATTAGTCAAAATATTCCCAGTTTTGTACTAACCAATCAATTAGCTGATACGACTCGTGACGCTGTATTAAGTAAAGCTGTGGTTGATTATATAGCGGCAGAAACCATTCATTCATTTGATTATATTGCTAAGTTATTATTAAGGTTAAAGCATAATCGAGATATTCGTATTTTGATTGTGGACGATGCTTTATCAGCCAGAAATTACCTTAAAAAATTGTTATTACGGCATAACTTTAAAGTTAGCGAAGCTTCTGATGGGGCAGAAGCTCTGGCTTTACTAGAAAACCAGCCAGATATTAAAATGGTGGTCACAGATCAAACGATGCCCAACATGACAGGCATTGAGTTGGTGCAAAAAATTAGAATGCAATATAGTTTGGAGCAATTGGCTATTATTGCGATTTCTGCCACACCAAAAAGCATTATTGCGGCCCGTTTTTTAAAAAATGGAGCGAATGACTGCTTAAGTAAACCTTTTAATCCTGATGAGTTTTATGCCCGAATTTTTTGTAATTTAGAATATATTGAGCATGTCGCAGAGGTTCAATTTGCAGCCAATCATGATTATTTAACTCGTCTTTTTAATAGACGCTACTTTTTTGAGCGAGCAGGAGAGATCACTCAGCATGATAACATTTCTAATTCAGCATTAGCCATTATTGACTTAGACCACTTTAAGCAAATAAATGATCAATATGGACATGATGCCGGCGACAGCGTTTTAAGGCAAACTGCCCAACGGTTAGAATCTCATTTTAGAGGCAACTTAGTTGCTCGCTTTGGTGGTGAAGAATTTTGTATTTTATTGCAGCAGATGTCGCCGGATGAAGCGCTTGGAAGGCTTGAATTTTTTATTCATCATTTAGAGCACTTTGAAATGGAAATTCCTAATAACAGTATTAGTATTACAGCGAGTGTTGGATTTACGGTATGTCAATCAAACGAGCTTGAGAAATTAATTAAACAGGCTGACATTGCATTATACCAAGCCAAAAATAATGGTCGAAATCAGGTTGTTGAGTTTAAAGGATAG
- the gpsA gene encoding NAD(P)H-dependent glycerol-3-phosphate dehydrogenase, with translation MTQQNYDVTVIGAGSYGTALAICIARNQHKTLLWARDQDQVEQMQTTRENSRYLPGIVFPESLEIESDLIQAVSQSQNILLVVPSHAFADMLAKIKPYLQDNASVAWATKGLEPDTGRLLQDVAREQLGTAATLAVISGPTFAKEMAAGLPTAVSVSSTSSDFIQTLSNLLHCERTFRVYKNNDFTGVQLGGAVKNVIAIGAGMADGIGFGANARTALITRGLAELCRLGAALGAKQETFMGMAGLGDLVLTCTDNQSRNRRFGLALGQGKNVEQAITDIGQVVEGYRNTKEVYMLAQRMQVEMPIVDQIYQVLYQNKPPKEAAIALLSREQKFE, from the coding sequence ATGACACAACAAAACTATGACGTTACTGTCATCGGTGCCGGTTCATACGGCACCGCATTAGCCATTTGCATTGCTCGTAACCAGCATAAAACCTTATTGTGGGCACGAGACCAAGATCAAGTTGAACAAATGCAAACAACCCGAGAAAACAGCCGTTATTTACCTGGCATAGTGTTTCCTGAATCACTTGAAATTGAGTCTGATTTAATTCAAGCGGTGAGTCAAAGCCAAAACATTTTGCTCGTGGTTCCTAGCCATGCATTTGCCGATATGCTCGCTAAAATAAAGCCTTACTTGCAAGATAATGCATCCGTTGCTTGGGCAACAAAAGGGCTTGAACCTGACACGGGTCGATTGTTACAAGATGTTGCAAGAGAACAATTAGGTACAGCTGCAACCTTGGCGGTTATCAGTGGACCTACATTTGCAAAAGAAATGGCAGCAGGCTTGCCTACCGCAGTTTCTGTATCCTCGACCAGTAGTGATTTTATTCAAACTTTATCAAATTTATTACACTGTGAACGCACGTTTCGAGTTTACAAAAACAATGATTTTACTGGGGTTCAGCTCGGTGGCGCGGTTAAAAACGTAATAGCTATTGGTGCAGGCATGGCTGACGGAATAGGTTTTGGTGCAAATGCAAGAACGGCATTAATTACTCGAGGTTTAGCTGAGTTGTGTCGTTTAGGCGCAGCATTAGGTGCAAAACAAGAAACTTTTATGGGGATGGCCGGATTAGGCGACTTAGTGTTAACTTGTACTGATAACCAGTCTCGTAATCGTCGTTTTGGTTTAGCTTTAGGGCAAGGTAAAAATGTTGAGCAGGCAATAACTGATATTGGTCAGGTGGTAGAAGGTTACCGTAATACCAAAGAAGTTTATATGTTAGCCCAGCGAATGCAGGTTGAAATGCCGATCGTTGATCAAATTTATCAGGTTTTATATCAAAATAAACCACCAAAAGAAGCGGCTATTGCACTTTTGAGCCGTGAACAAAAATTTGAATAG
- the secB gene encoding protein-export chaperone SecB, giving the protein MAEQTPEAGAPESAQFSIQRVFAKNISFETPNSPEIFAEAWKPEVQMDIDTKSRKLDADNYEVVLSITVTAKVGDKTAFLVEVEQAGIFAIANLPPQQMAHTIGSMCPGILFPYAREAISNLVNRGTFPPLNLAPVNFDALFASYMQQVAEQQAEAGEEESQKLDS; this is encoded by the coding sequence ATGGCAGAACAAACTCCAGAAGCAGGCGCTCCAGAATCTGCACAGTTTTCAATTCAACGTGTATTTGCAAAAAATATTTCATTTGAAACACCAAACTCACCAGAAATCTTCGCTGAAGCGTGGAAGCCTGAAGTGCAAATGGATATAGACACCAAATCTAGAAAGTTAGATGCCGACAACTACGAAGTGGTTTTATCAATTACCGTTACTGCAAAAGTAGGTGATAAAACTGCATTTTTAGTTGAAGTGGAACAAGCGGGTATTTTTGCCATTGCGAACTTACCACCACAACAAATGGCTCATACGATTGGCTCAATGTGTCCAGGTATCTTATTCCCGTATGCGCGTGAAGCGATCTCAAATTTAGTTAATCGTGGTACTTTTCCACCACTTAATTTAGCGCCAGTTAATTTTGATGCTTTATTTGCAAGCTATATGCAGCAAGTTGCAGAGCAACAAGCTGAAGCGGGTGAAGAAGAGTCTCAAAAGCTAGATTCATAA
- the grxC gene encoding glutaredoxin 3, whose product MAKVIVYSKTWCPFCVRAKALLTQKSVDFEEINIGAEPEKRDEMIKLSGQHTVPQIFINEHHVGGCDELLAAEAQGELDRLLNT is encoded by the coding sequence ATGGCTAAAGTCATTGTTTATAGTAAAACATGGTGTCCATTTTGTGTTAGAGCAAAAGCACTACTCACTCAAAAGTCAGTTGATTTTGAAGAAATTAACATTGGCGCTGAGCCAGAAAAAAGAGACGAAATGATTAAACTCAGTGGTCAGCATACTGTGCCACAAATTTTTATTAATGAGCATCATGTTGGTGGTTGTGATGAACTGCTAGCAGCTGAAGCTCAAGGCGAGCTTGATCGCCTTCTCAACACTTAA
- a CDS encoding rhodanese-like domain-containing protein, with translation MQEYIEFFANHPFLSAIWFVLFFAVVYTVFQSKFSNFNKVNPQQLTLLVNKEDAGIVDIRGQADFNKGHIAGALNLTADQVEGGKNAKLEKYKKRPIIIVCAAGMNASKVANQLAQAEFENINILDGGMNAWVNANLPVAKG, from the coding sequence ATGCAAGAGTACATTGAATTTTTTGCAAACCACCCTTTTTTAAGTGCGATTTGGTTTGTATTATTTTTTGCTGTGGTATACACAGTATTTCAGTCTAAATTTTCAAATTTTAATAAAGTAAATCCTCAACAATTAACTTTATTAGTCAATAAAGAAGACGCTGGTATTGTTGATATTAGAGGCCAAGCAGATTTTAACAAGGGTCACATAGCGGGCGCGCTTAATTTAACAGCAGACCAAGTGGAAGGCGGTAAAAACGCGAAGCTTGAAAAGTATAAAAAACGCCCCATTATTATTGTTTGTGCCGCTGGCATGAATGCCAGCAAGGTTGCAAACCAATTAGCTCAAGCTGAGTTTGAGAATATTAATATTCTTGACGGTGGTATGAATGCTTGGGTAAATGCTAACTTACCAGTTGCAAAAGGTTGA
- the gpmM gene encoding 2,3-bisphosphoglycerate-independent phosphoglycerate mutase — translation MTMNKKPLVLIIMDGWGYSENPDNNAVMAANTPNLDRLTKEFPSTLISGSGMDVGLPDGQMGNSEVGHVNLGAGRVVYQDFTRVTKDIQEKTFFENPALVNAVDAAVNNDKAVHIMGLASPGGVHSHSDHIEAMIALAAQRGAEKIYLHAFLDGRDTPPRSAKATLEKFEEQFKAIGKGRVASLIGRYFALDRDQRWDRVQACYDLLTLGESEFTAKTAVEGLAAAYERDENDEFVKATAIVDEAGNAAKVEDGDAVIFMNFRADRAREITRAFVEADFSGFDKKAAPKLADFVMLTQYAADIKANIAYPPTALVNVFPEWLEKEGKTQLRISETEKYAHVTFFFSGGREDEFKGEERILVPSPQVATYDLQPEMNSVLLTDKLVDAIKSQKFDAIICNYPNGDMVGHTGDFDAAVKACEAVDTAIGRVVEALAEVGGECLITADHGNAEQMTDPKTGQAHTAHTSEPVPFIYFGRDAEITTDKGVLSDVAPTMLHLMGMEQPEEMTGKTIMKLK, via the coding sequence ATGACTATGAATAAAAAACCGCTCGTACTTATTATTATGGATGGCTGGGGCTATAGTGAAAACCCAGATAACAACGCGGTAATGGCGGCTAATACGCCAAATCTTGATCGTTTAACTAAAGAGTTTCCAAGCACTTTAATTTCAGGCTCTGGTATGGATGTTGGTTTACCAGATGGTCAAATGGGTAACAGTGAAGTTGGCCATGTTAATTTAGGTGCAGGCCGAGTGGTTTACCAAGATTTCACTCGAGTGACTAAAGATATTCAAGAGAAAACTTTTTTTGAAAACCCAGCATTAGTGAATGCGGTTGATGCAGCAGTAAACAATGACAAAGCTGTGCATATTATGGGCTTAGCCTCGCCAGGCGGTGTACATAGCCACTCAGACCACATTGAAGCTATGATTGCACTTGCGGCTCAACGTGGAGCAGAGAAAATTTATTTGCATGCCTTTTTAGATGGCCGAGATACCCCGCCACGCAGTGCAAAAGCAACATTAGAAAAATTTGAAGAACAATTTAAAGCGATAGGTAAAGGTAGAGTTGCTAGTTTAATTGGTCGTTATTTCGCGTTGGATAGAGATCAGCGTTGGGATCGTGTGCAAGCTTGTTATGACTTACTTACTTTGGGTGAATCTGAATTCACAGCTAAAACGGCGGTTGAAGGGTTAGCTGCAGCTTATGAACGTGACGAAAACGATGAGTTTGTTAAAGCGACAGCCATTGTTGATGAAGCTGGTAATGCAGCTAAAGTTGAAGATGGCGACGCAGTTATCTTTATGAACTTTAGAGCCGACCGTGCTCGTGAAATAACCCGTGCTTTTGTTGAAGCTGATTTTTCTGGCTTTGATAAAAAAGCAGCGCCAAAATTAGCCGATTTTGTGATGTTAACTCAGTACGCCGCTGATATTAAAGCGAATATCGCTTACCCACCAACAGCACTGGTCAATGTGTTTCCTGAATGGTTAGAAAAGGAAGGTAAAACTCAGCTTAGAATTTCTGAAACTGAAAAATATGCACATGTGACTTTCTTTTTCAGCGGTGGCCGTGAAGATGAATTTAAAGGCGAAGAGCGTATTTTAGTGCCATCACCACAAGTGGCAACTTATGATCTTCAACCAGAAATGAACTCTGTGTTATTAACCGATAAATTGGTTGATGCGATTAAATCGCAAAAATTTGATGCGATTATTTGTAACTATCCAAATGGTGATATGGTTGGTCATACTGGTGATTTTGATGCCGCCGTTAAAGCGTGCGAAGCTGTAGATACAGCAATAGGACGAGTGGTTGAAGCTTTAGCTGAAGTTGGCGGTGAATGTTTAATTACAGCCGATCACGGTAACGCAGAACAAATGACAGATCCAAAAACCGGCCAAGCGCACACCGCTCACACCAGCGAACCAGTGCCGTTTATTTATTTTGGTCGTGATGCTGAAATTACAACAGATAAAGGTGTATTAAGTGATGTTGCACCCACTATGTTGCACTTGATGGGTATGGAACAGCCTGAAGAAATGACAGGCAAAACCATAATGAAGTTGAAATAA
- a CDS encoding murein hydrolase activator EnvC family protein: MFFVVLAFFIPSAYADKAAQTRQKLEQVQQQILATQTQLKKTSSDHQAIEKSLKDTDQAIGQVTKRLRQTEQKLTDIKQRITALEAQQKELEQIKQQQLKMLTGQIKSAYQIGQHDYLKMMLNQNSPAKLERVLTYYQYLNKARIKEVEKLKLTVVALEKNKQVLTEAQLEFAKLLDTQKNKQTELVKLKQAQKQNLAQLANIIKTDQQQLAALKQDESALSQALKALAEAVEALPKQTNFSGLGQVKGRLLWPTKGRVRDYFGKRKSGELRWKGVVINASAGQVVNNIYAGQVIFSDWLNGYGLVLVVEHGDGYMSLYGHNQALLKDVGDTVHAGEPIALVGQSGGQATPNLYFEIRYQGKPLDPTKWCH, encoded by the coding sequence TTGTTCTTTGTTGTATTGGCTTTTTTTATACCTTCAGCTTATGCCGATAAAGCGGCGCAAACTCGACAAAAACTAGAGCAAGTTCAACAACAAATTTTAGCAACTCAAACTCAGTTGAAAAAAACCTCAAGCGATCATCAAGCAATAGAAAAATCACTAAAAGATACAGACCAAGCAATCGGCCAAGTGACAAAACGATTACGTCAGACAGAACAAAAATTAACCGACATAAAACAAAGAATCACAGCGCTTGAAGCACAGCAAAAAGAATTGGAACAAATAAAACAGCAACAGCTAAAAATGCTTACGGGGCAAATTAAAAGTGCTTATCAAATTGGCCAACATGATTATTTAAAAATGATGTTAAATCAAAACTCGCCAGCTAAACTAGAGCGGGTTCTAACCTATTATCAATACCTAAACAAAGCCCGAATTAAAGAAGTTGAAAAACTCAAACTTACCGTTGTAGCGCTTGAAAAAAACAAACAAGTACTGACAGAAGCACAGCTTGAGTTTGCAAAGTTACTCGACACTCAAAAAAATAAGCAAACAGAATTAGTTAAATTAAAACAAGCTCAAAAACAAAATTTAGCTCAGCTTGCGAATATTATTAAAACAGACCAACAACAGCTAGCGGCATTAAAGCAAGACGAAAGCGCATTGAGCCAAGCACTAAAAGCTTTAGCAGAAGCAGTTGAAGCTTTACCCAAGCAAACTAATTTTAGTGGTTTAGGTCAAGTCAAAGGGCGGCTGTTATGGCCAACTAAAGGTCGTGTACGGGATTATTTTGGTAAGCGAAAGTCAGGAGAGTTACGTTGGAAAGGCGTTGTTATAAATGCTTCCGCTGGACAAGTTGTTAATAACATATATGCAGGGCAAGTCATTTTTTCTGATTGGCTAAATGGGTATGGTTTAGTATTAGTGGTTGAGCACGGTGATGGTTACATGAGCTTGTATGGACATAACCAAGCCCTTTTAAAAGATGTAGGTGATACGGTTCACGCCGGTGAACCTATCGCACTAGTAGGACAATCAGGCGGACAAGCAACACCTAACTTGTATTTTGAAATTCGTTATCAAGGCAAGCCACTTGATCCAACAAAATGGTGTCACTGA